A stretch of the Corylus avellana chromosome ca6, CavTom2PMs-1.0 genome encodes the following:
- the LOC132185534 gene encoding disease resistance protein RPV1-like: MAFIGDSSSSSSSVTRQWAHDVFLSFRGEDTRNNFTAHLYAALDQKCIKTYIDNALERGENISPALLKAIEESRISVIVLSQNYASSSWCLDELATILECKETKGQIVLPVFYKVDPSEVRYQRNSFEKAFVKHEKRFKDDQMKVQRWKSALTQVANLSGYDLKNDRNEHDFIQEIIERVNSILVKETCFQVSKYPVGIESRVQDVMLLLDLKKKDSTCMVGIVGTGGIGKTTLATAIYNSIASQFEGNCFLTNVRETFSQKDGRIRLQNILLSKILGGSSQMVDNVNQGVTLIENRLYLKRILLVLDDVDELVQLEMLAEKTNWFGLGSKIIITTRNKHLLRAYDGVVSIYPVKELGQYEALQLFSWYAFKSDKPNDGYVEVTEDALRYCGGLPLALTVLGSALKGRDIKYWKSKLNEYRRIPNRDIQKILRTSFDGLEENAKNIFLDIACFYKGEDVKYVREMLDSCGFHSNTGIDELKEKCLITESCNGSLEMHDLLQEMGREIVRQESPKNPGKRSRLWFHEDVRHVLEGDMGTNKVEGILIDLPKLSQPIDLSPTAFEKMTSLRLFICRDACLSGEPNFLSNQLRLIDWEGYPGEYFPPNFRGKYLVILGMAHSRIKILDGVQQFQNLTTMKFYNCVFLEKIPDVSRIPNLESLDLDNCKNLVEVHHSVGSLNKLNVLIIQFCSNLRSFPKSFKSRSLEKISFWKFSMLKSFPKIECLEDIYCCDSLRALDWGSMSTLYHLDLSGSSIVTLPRCIESFVGLKLLFLEDCEQLREILGLPPNVEKVRASGCVSLEIFLEGSIKSQLFNTEDPPEPMGVGTASSALQPVEQKFQLECSFNSLEFLDLSGSPIVSLPIWFNKFVKLEEFLTKIPDVSRIPNLETFYLDGCTNLVEVYCSVGFLDKLVNLSLKSCSKLRIFPRSLKLRSLIRLVLGGCSSLMNFPEIECQMECLSHIDVGDTGIDELPSSIGYLIGVKTLNMGGCRNLKNLPDSIHKLQLLENFFSISLQHLESLNLSNCKQLQEILELPPNVKYVEASGCESLAIFLEEARRPHLINVWGPPDPVGIGMVFQAYTVRKLDLSSTNIVTIPRCIESFVGLEELTLENCKQL, translated from the exons ccgTCACCCGTCAATGGGCTCACGATGTGTTCTTGAGCTTTAGAGGCGAAGATACTCGAAACAATTTTACTGCTCATCTATATGCAGCTTTGGATCAGAAGTGCATCAAGACCTACATAGATAATGCCCTCGAAAGAGGAGAAAACATTTCACCGGCACTTCTCAAAGCTATTGAAGAGTCAAGAATTTCAGTCATTGTACTCTCTCAAAACTATGCATCTTCTTCATGGTGCTTGGATGAACTTGCAACGATCCTTGAGTGTAAGGAAACAAAGGGACAAATTGTTCTACCTGTGTTTTACAAGGTAGATCCATCAGAAGTACGATATCAAAGAAATAGTTTTGAAAAAGCATTTGTCAAACATGAAAAAAGATTCAAAGATGATCAAATGAAGGTGCAAAGGTGGAAGTCAGCCCTAACACAAGTGGCCAATTTGTCTGGGTACGATTTAAAGAATGACAG GAATGAGCATGACTTTATTCAAGAAATCATTGAACGGGTGAATTCAATATTAGTGAAAGAGACATGCTTTCAAGTTTCCAAGTATCCAGTTGGAATAGAGTCTCGTGTACAGGATGTAATGTTGCTTTTAGATCTAAAGAAGAAAGACAGTACATGCATGGTAGGAATCGTTGGAACtggtggaattggtaagacaactctaGCCACAGCCATCTACAACTCGATTGCTTCTCAGTTTGAAGGTAATTGTTTTCTTACAAATGTTAGAGAAACTTTCAGCCAAAAGGATGGTCGGATCCGTTTGCAAAATATACTTTTATCAAAGATCTTAGGAGGTTCAAGTCAAATGGTTGACAATGTTAATCAAGGAGTTACTTTGATAGAGAATAGGCTTTACCTAAAAAGGATACttttagttcttgatgatgtggatgagTTAGTCCAATTAGAAATGTTAGCTGAGAAAACTAATTGGTTTGGCTTAGGAAGTAAaatcatcataacaacaagaAATAAACATTTACTTCGTGCATATGATGGAGTTGTATCAATTTACCCTGTGAAAGAGTTGGGTCAGTATGAAGCTCTTCAGCTGTTTAGTTGGTATGCCTTCAAAAGTGACAAACCTAATGACGGTTATGTTGAAGTCACAGAAGATGCACTACGTTATTGTGGAGGATTGCCACTAGCTTTAACAGTGCTAGGCTCTGCTCTAAAAGGTAGAGACATAAAGTATTGGAAAAGTAAATTGAACGAGTACAGAAGAATTCCTAACCGTGATATCCAAAAAATACTTAGAACAAGTTTTGATGGATTGGAAGAAAATGCgaagaatatttttcttgacatAGCCTGTTTCTACAAAGGAGAGGATGTAAAATATGTTCGAGAAATGCTTGACAGTTGTGGTTTCCACTCAAATACTGGTATCGATGAGCTAAAGGAAAAGTGTCTCATAACTGAGTCTTGTAATGGATCATTGGAGATGCATGACTTGCtgcaagaaatgggtagagaaattgttagaCAAGAGTCACCCAAAAATCCTGGCAAGCGTAGCagattgtggtttcatgaagatgttcGGCATGTCCTAGAAGGAGATATG GGAACAAACAAAGTTGAAGGCATATTGATAGATTTGCCTAAACTAAGCCAGCCGATAGACTTGAGTCCCACAGCCTTTGAGAAGATGACAAGCCTCAGACTATTTATATGTCGTGATGCATGTCTTTCTGGAGAGCctaattttctttctaatcaGTTAAGACTGATAGATTGGGAAGGATATCCCGGAGAATATTTTCCACCCAATTTTCGTGGAAAGTACCTTGTGATTTTAGGAATGGCTCATAGTCGCATCAAGATATTGGACGGAGTTCag CAATTCCAAAACTTGACGACTATGAAATTCTATAACTGTGTTTTCCTTGAAAAAATCCCTGATGTTTCAAGGATCCCAAATTTAGAGTCGTTGGATCTTGATAATTGCAAAAATCTAGTTGAGGTTCATCATTCTGTTGGATCACTTAATAAGCTCAACGTGTTGATCATTCAATTTTGCTCTAATCTTAGAAGTTTCCCGAAAAGCTTCAAGTCTAGATCTCTAGAGAAAATCagtttttggaaattttcaatGCTTAAGAGCTTTCCTAAAATAGAATGTTTAGAGGATATTTACTGTTGTGATTCCTTAAGGGCACTTGATTGGGGCTCCATGTCCACGTTGTACCATTTAGATCTATCAGGGAGTAGTATTGTTACCCTTCCTCGATGTATCGAAAGTTTTGTTGGATTGAAGTTGCTTTTTTTGGAAGATTGCGAGCAACTTCGAGAAATTCTAGGACTTCCACCAAATGTAGAAAAAGTTAGAGCTAGCGGGTGCGTGTCATTGGAAATATTTTTAGAAGGAAGTATAAAATCTCAATTGTTTAATACGGAGGATCCACCAGAGCCTATGGGGGTTGGAACAGCATCTTCGGCACTGCAACCAGTGGAACAAAAGTTTCAACTTGAATGCTCTTTCAATAGTTTGGAATTTCTAGATCTAAGCGGTAGCCCTATTGTTAGCCTTCCTATATGGTTCAACAAATTTGTCAAATTGGAAGA ATTTCTTACAAAAATCCCTGATGTTTCAAGGATTCCAAATTTAGAGACATTTTATcttgatggttgcacaaatttAGTTGAGGTTTATTGTTCAGTTGGATTCCTTGATAAGCTCGTTAATTTGAGTCTAAAAAGTTGCTCTAAACTTAGGATTTTCCCGAGAAGCCTTAAGTTAAGATCTCTAATTCGTCTTGTTCTTGGAGGTTGCTCAAGTCTTATGAATTTTCCTGAAATTGAGTGTCAAATGGAATGTTTAAGTCACATCGATGTTGGTGATACTGGTATAGATGAACTGCCTTCATCCATTGGATACCTCATTGGGgttaaaacattaaatatgggTGGTTGCAGAAACCTTAAGAATCTTCCGGATAGCATTCATAAGTTGCAACTTTTAGAAAACTTTTTCTCAATAAGT TTGCAACATTTGGAGTCTCTgaatttgtcaaattgcaaGCAACTTCAAGAAATTCTTGAACTTCCACCAAATGTAAAGTACGTGGAAGCTAGCGGGTGCGAGTCATTGGCAATATTTTTAGAAGAAGCTAGAAGACCTCATTTGATTAATGTATGGGGCCCACCAGATCCTGTGGGGATTGGAATGGTATTTCAAGCTTACACTGTGAGAAAGTTGGATCTATCAAGTACTAATATTGTTACCATTCCTCGATGCATCGAAAGTTTTGTTGGATTGGAGGAGCTTACTTTGGAAAATTGCAAACAACTTTGA